The sequence GCGGTACGGAGTTCGCGAAAAACGGCGCCCTGATCAGCGGCGATACGGCGAACGGTCAATGACGGACTCATGCAGACGAAAACCCCTTGAAACCCTAAGGCGTAGCTTTAACCGAACCGGCGCGCGAGTCAAATCATTATTGACCGGATTTGACCCACACGCGAGGTTTGATACGAGACGTGCGTATATCGAGCGTGCAATTCACGCGCCCGGCATGCGCAGCGCACGTGTTGATCGATGCCGCGCTCAACCCACGTTCAGGTTGCGCTCAAGGCGCTTCGTAACTGCCGGTGCCATCCGGCCAGGGGGTGAGGAGCTCGTAGCCGTCGTCGGTGACGGCGATCATGTGCTCCCACTGCGCGGACAGCGAGCGGTCTTTGGTCACCACGGTCCAGCCGTCGCGCAACACCGTGGTGCCGGCGCGGCCCGCGTTGATCATGGGTTCGATCGTGAAGACCATGCCGGGCTTCAGGCGTACGCCCTGCCCCGGCTGGCCGTAGTGCAGCACCTGCGGGTCTTCGTGATACACCTTGCCGATGCCATGCCCGCAGTAGTCGCGCACGATCGAGAAGCCGTCGCGCTGCGCCACTTTCTGGATCGCATGGCCGACGTCGCCGAGCGTGGCGCCCGGCTTCACTTCGCGGATGCCGGCGAGCATCGCTTCATAGGTCGTGTCGATCAACTGGCGGCCTACCGTGCTCGGCTGACCGACGCAATACATGCGGCTGGTGTCGCCGAAATAACCGTCTTTGATGATCGCGACGTCGATGTTGACGATGTCGCCGTCTTTCAGCACTTCGCTGCGATTCGGGATGCCGTGGCACACCACCTGGTTGACCGAGGTGCACACCGTCTTCGGAAAACCCAGATAGCCGACATTCGCCGGAATCGACTTTTGCGTATTGACAATGTAGTCGTTGCACAGCGCGTCGAGCTCGTCGGTGGAGACGCCGGCCTTGACGTGCTCGCCTATCATCGCCAGCACGTCGGCCGCGAGGCGGCCGGAAATGCGCAACTTGGCGATGTCGTCGGGAGTCTTGTAGGTAATGGCCATGAATTCAGTCGATGGGGTTCGATGGTTCAAAGGACGCCGCGCAACCACACGCCCGCGCGTCCCGCTCTGCATGACCGGCGTGGCCGCCCTGCCGCCTGAAACGGCATGGCGAACCGGCCGACGCCGGCGATCGATCGGCCAATTGTACAGAGGATCGCGCGCCTGCCTCCACGAACCGGGTCGAACTTGCCAGTCGGACGCTTTCGCGCCGGGTGCCACGCACCGCAAAAAATCCATCGGCCAGTACGCAGCGCGCGATGCTGCAAACGCACAAGGAAATCTTTTGTGAGGTTTGCATCTACTCGCAGTTTCGTTCCGTAAAGGCGGTTGAGGACTCGCTTCTTCTGCTGCATCGATTAGTTCTTCTCAGAAGAACAGAGGCCTCTTTGCGTCCGCGTTTTTGCGTTTTGCAACGCGTGAGCAGCAGTCGAGCGCGTGGTTGCATCGCCAGTCCGCGGCATAGGCAGCGAACCCATTGAGGAGCATGGCCATGTCGGAGTCCAGCAGCAAATCAGCAGAGCTTATCGATACATTCGACCGCCGGGTCGAACGGCGTCTGCAACGCAGACAGTTTTTCCGCAACGCCGGCGGCCTGGGTCTGGGCCTGGTCGGCGGCACGCTGATCAGCGCGTGCGGCGGCGGTTCGGGTTCGAGCGTGTCGGCTCAGAGCGCGCCGACCGATCCGGAGATTTTGAACTTCGCGCTGAACCTGGAGTACCTCGAATCGCAGTTCTATACGTACGCGACGACAGGCGCCGGGTTGGCGGCCAGCATGACGGCCGGCGTCGGCACGCTGGGCACCGTGATCCCCGGCCAGCAGGTGCCGTTCCAGGATCCGGTGGTGCAGGCGTACGCCAACGAGATAGCCAACGACGAACGCGAGCACGTCGCGTTCCTGCGCAGCGCGTTGGGTTCGGCGGCAGTGGCGATGCCGTCGATCGATATCGGCGGCACCGATCCGAACGGCGCGTTCTCGAACGCGGCGCGCGCGGCGGGTCTGGTCGGCGCGGGCGTCGCGTTCAATCCGTATGCGAACGACAACAACTTCCTGCTCGGCGCGTTCATCTTCGAAGACGTGGGTGTGACTGCGTATAAAGGCGCTTCGCCGCTGATCACCAACAAGACCTTCCTGGAAGCCGCCGCCGGCATTCTGGCGGCCGAGGCGTATCACGCGGGGCTGGTCCGCACGGTGCTGTACTCGAAAGGGATCAACACGACGAGCCTCGTCTCGGCCGCCAATGCGATCTCCGCCGCGCGCGACAGCCTCGACGGCAACGGCCACGACGATCAGGGAATCACCGGCGCAACCGCCGGCACCTCCAACATCGTGCCGCTCGACAGCAACGGGCTCGCGTTCAGCCGCAACTACAGCAACGTGCTCAACATCGTCTATCTGACGAGTTCGGTCGCGACCAAGGGCGGCTTCTTCCCGAACGGCGTGAACGGCGTGCTCAACATGAGCGCCTGACGCAAGCCGTTTGCTGCACCGGAAACGGGTCGTCGCGATGACGATCGCGCTCACCCGTTGGCCGGCCTTCTCCGTATTGCCTTGAACGCTTGACGACGGACAGGAGCAGTCATGAACGAAGCGACAGGTCAGGCCGCCGTGCCGCACACCCTCACCGAGCAAGCGTGTTTCGACGTTCGCGAAACGCTCGCAGGACGGCGGCGCGGCCTGCGCGCGATGCTGCCGTTCGCCGGACCGGCGGTGGTGGCCTCGATCGCCTACATGGACCCGGGCAACTTCGCGACCAACATTCAGGCGGGCGCCGGCTACGGCTATACGCTGCTGTGGGTGGTGGCGGTGGCGAACATCGTCGCGATGCTGTTCCAGTCGTTGTCCGCCAAACTGGGGCTCGTGACCGGCAACAATCTCGCCGAGTTATGCCGCGCGGCTTTACCGCGCCGCTACGTGCTCGCGATGTGGGGCATCAGCGAAATCGCGGCCATGGCGACCGATCTCGCCGAGTTCGTCGGCGGCGCGATCGGCGTGTCGTTGCTCACGCATCTGCCGATGATCCCAAGCATGCTGATCACCGCCGCCGTCACCTACGCGCTGCTGCAGTTCGAAAAGCGCGGCTTTCGTCCGCTCGAACTGGCAATCGCCGCGCTCGTCGGTGTGATCGGACTGTCGTATCTCGCCGAATTGCTGATCGCGCCGGTGCACTGGGCGTCGGTCGTCAAGCATACGTTCACGCCGGCCATGCCCGATAGCAATGCGTTGACGATCTCGGTCGGCATCATCGGCGCAACCGTGATGCCGCACGTGCTGTTCCTGCATTCGGGACTCACGCAGAATCGCGTGACGCCGCGCAATGAAAACGAGCGCGGCAAACTGCTGCGGTTCTCGAATATCGAAGTGGTGGTGGCGCTCGGCGTCGCGGGGCTCATCAACATGGCGATGGTGATCATGGCGTCGAGCGCGTTTCATGCGGGTCACGCGGATATCGCCAGCATCGAAACCGCGTGGCGCACGCTCACGCCGCTGCTTGGCGGCGCCGCGGCAGGATTGTTTCTTGCGGCGTTGATCGCGTCGGGCGTGTCGAGTTCGGTCGTCGGCACGATGGCCGGGCAGATGATCATGCAGGGGTTTGTCGGCTTTCACATTCCCGTGTGGGCGCGGCGTTTGATCACGATGGCGCCGGCATTCGCCGTCGTGGCGTGGGGCGTCGACGCGACGCGCGCGCTGGTGTTGAGCCAGGTCGTGCTCAGTATCGCGCTGCCGGTGCCGATGATCGCGCTGGTGTGGTTCACGTCGCGTGGCGACTTGATGGGCCGCTACCGGAACCGTCGCTCGACGACGATCGCCGCCGTGGTCGGCACGATCGCGGTGCTGGCGCTGAATCTGGTGCTGTTGCTGCAGGTGGCGGGGATTTCGCTGTGGTGAGGTGGTGAGGGTCGCTTAGGCGTTGCGGGTCTGAGGCGATCTGCCGCTGCATCCACTTGGCGGAAAGGCACGTACATTGTTCGAACGAATCATCTCGAACGGATCGACTGTCATGCCTCGACGCCTGCTCACCCTGACCGCCGCGCTGGCGCTCGCCGCCCTGGGCGGTTGCAGCGCCACCGGCGTGCTCAACGCCGCCGTCTCGCCAAAGAGTTTCCACGCCGACGACGATATCGCCTACGGCGCCAATCCGCGTCAGAAACTCGACGTCTACACGCCCACCGCCTCCGCGCCGCAACCCGGCGCGCACGGCCGTCCGATCGTCGTGTTCTTCTATGGCGGCAGTTGGCAAAGCGGCTCGCGCAGCAGCTATCTGTTCGTCGGCGCGGCGCTTGCCGCGCGCGGTTTCGTCGCCGTGCTGCCCGACTACCGGACATGGCCGGAAACGGCCTTCCCCGGTTTCGTCGACGACGCCGCCAGCGCCGTGCGCTGGGCCCGCGATCACGCGGCCGAATTCGGCGGAGACCCGTCGCGCATCTTCCTGATGGGACATTCGGCCGGCGCGCACATCGTGATGCTGCTCGCCACCGACGGCCGCTATCTCGCCGCGCAGCAGATGAGCAAAAGCGACCTCAGCGGCGTGATCGGCCTGGCAGGTCCGTACGATTTCCTACCGCTGCACGACGCCACGCTCGAAGATATTTTCCCGCGTGCGTTGCGCGCCGCGAGTCAGCCGATCAACTTCGTGCAGGGCGACGAACCGCCGATGTTCCTCGCGGCCGGCGAGCGCGACACAACCGTCGACCCGGGCAACACGGACCGGTTAGCGGCAAAGCTGCGGCTGTCGGGGGATAAAGAGGTCGAGGTGAAGCACTATCCGCGCGTCGGCCACGCGATGCTGGTGGGGGCCATTGCCGGACCGTTGCGGGGGTTTGCGCCGGTGCTCGACGATAGTGTGGCGTTTATCAACAGCCAGGCGACGATCGCGGTGCGGCGGGAAAGCGCGGCGCAGGCGACTGATGTGGCGTCACAGTCGGCGCCGGCGCCGTTGCCGGTTGCGCGCC is a genomic window of Paraburkholderia bryophila containing:
- the map gene encoding type I methionyl aminopeptidase, translated to MAITYKTPDDIAKLRISGRLAADVLAMIGEHVKAGVSTDELDALCNDYIVNTQKSIPANVGYLGFPKTVCTSVNQVVCHGIPNRSEVLKDGDIVNIDVAIIKDGYFGDTSRMYCVGQPSTVGRQLIDTTYEAMLAGIREVKPGATLGDVGHAIQKVAQRDGFSIVRDYCGHGIGKVYHEDPQVLHYGQPGQGVRLKPGMVFTIEPMINAGRAGTTVLRDGWTVVTKDRSLSAQWEHMIAVTDDGYELLTPWPDGTGSYEAP
- a CDS encoding ferritin-like domain-containing protein → MSESSSKSAELIDTFDRRVERRLQRRQFFRNAGGLGLGLVGGTLISACGGGSGSSVSAQSAPTDPEILNFALNLEYLESQFYTYATTGAGLAASMTAGVGTLGTVIPGQQVPFQDPVVQAYANEIANDEREHVAFLRSALGSAAVAMPSIDIGGTDPNGAFSNAARAAGLVGAGVAFNPYANDNNFLLGAFIFEDVGVTAYKGASPLITNKTFLEAAAGILAAEAYHAGLVRTVLYSKGINTTSLVSAANAISAARDSLDGNGHDDQGITGATAGTSNIVPLDSNGLAFSRNYSNVLNIVYLTSSVATKGGFFPNGVNGVLNMSA
- a CDS encoding Nramp family divalent metal transporter: MNEATGQAAVPHTLTEQACFDVRETLAGRRRGLRAMLPFAGPAVVASIAYMDPGNFATNIQAGAGYGYTLLWVVAVANIVAMLFQSLSAKLGLVTGNNLAELCRAALPRRYVLAMWGISEIAAMATDLAEFVGGAIGVSLLTHLPMIPSMLITAAVTYALLQFEKRGFRPLELAIAALVGVIGLSYLAELLIAPVHWASVVKHTFTPAMPDSNALTISVGIIGATVMPHVLFLHSGLTQNRVTPRNENERGKLLRFSNIEVVVALGVAGLINMAMVIMASSAFHAGHADIASIETAWRTLTPLLGGAAAGLFLAALIASGVSSSVVGTMAGQMIMQGFVGFHIPVWARRLITMAPAFAVVAWGVDATRALVLSQVVLSIALPVPMIALVWFTSRGDLMGRYRNRRSTTIAAVVGTIAVLALNLVLLLQVAGISLW
- a CDS encoding alpha/beta hydrolase, which produces MPRRLLTLTAALALAALGGCSATGVLNAAVSPKSFHADDDIAYGANPRQKLDVYTPTASAPQPGAHGRPIVVFFYGGSWQSGSRSSYLFVGAALAARGFVAVLPDYRTWPETAFPGFVDDAASAVRWARDHAAEFGGDPSRIFLMGHSAGAHIVMLLATDGRYLAAQQMSKSDLSGVIGLAGPYDFLPLHDATLEDIFPRALRAASQPINFVQGDEPPMFLAAGERDTTVDPGNTDRLAAKLRLSGDKEVEVKHYPRVGHAMLVGAIAGPLRGFAPVLDDSVAFINSQATIAVRRESAAQATDVASQSAPAPLPVARRSGSGNVIQMRRWTKAEAVPCEAASTSASTSTSIVEAPCPRHGTPGHGD